A window of the Bombus huntii isolate Logan2020A chromosome 8, iyBomHunt1.1, whole genome shotgun sequence genome harbors these coding sequences:
- the LOC126868614 gene encoding LOW QUALITY PROTEIN: neurofibromin (The sequence of the model RefSeq protein was modified relative to this genomic sequence to represent the inferred CDS: inserted 2 bases in 1 codon; deleted 2 bases in 1 codon) yields MGTQKPEEWANLLITRFEEQLPCHSCQTTHSRMNEERNKKCLIQISRYRFSLVISSLTKILQNVNEMVPSIGGQRIFHSTDQDRQCYESITIILDTLEKCLANQPKDTAKFDEAMNVKFLLKEICQFIDIPNDNPQNAHLKNLASKVLFALSLNFFNAVFNRISSRLQELAKCGDETADYSDIELIQHINVDVYRLTKLLNEAIQKFRQLKKSVHIVLMNSLEKAIWNWMDTYSYEFAELQKEPNEDLGKACEELFDILDTFADNKKGRAAAVWPLQIMLLILSPKVLEEIVNADFSTLCSSRHSKKKQFIDSIKKGLGMHGSSSRQLVEAAAVTCIKLCKASTYINNLDSNNVIFILVRHVMSDLMALLFNPGKVFSRGQSYVAQDIDLMIDCFVSFFRIKPHNNEVLKVCLNLNYPSTYQFVLVSSLYKIVTQPRLPWWPQINLLYSRSAELRNMFIDIXVTQSCISHTPLRMIQSLTLKGKEQNKYRDRGEEVSSYRNLLLWMVKLIHADPMLLLNNQGKAGHEIQSSTLELINGLVSLVHQPTMSDIAYEAMEALLVLHHPDKIKAWNPEAPMNTFWDVSSQVLFSISQKLIQHQIVNYTCILKWLREILICRNAFLAQNKDYANVGSQIAVCKQAHIKLEVVFFMYLWSINMEAVLVSMSCFALLCEEAEIRCGSDEVAVTCLLPNYHLYLELAQASTVLITASGESKLCYRDHNYGRAALQERIMVLLRKIEHCVNGIQPAWEETFRNWEITSRQLVTYPKSKTEDSQIESFHRSTGKRRASHQNSEHELEEQINEWANMTGFLCALGGVCLQKRSPNRSLSGIPPNSEPKRSAKQQEPTPCLSNPSQEVQYCTQFVYNLLRLLICNNEKFGNQIQKHVKELVGHEMSPALYPILFDQIKSIVEKFFNQQGQVIVMEGNTQFIEHIIFIMKNILDSKTDQPSEYLGMTSIEGMMLAIVRYVRHLDMTKHSILIKTKLCLLVEAMMKRRDDLAFRQEMKFRNKLVEYLTDWVMGATHQITPSTSGDLTVYTRDLDQACMEAVGALLRGLPLQPEESDRGDLMEAKSQLFLKYFTLFMNLLNDCNEVTGEEKEIVSQQPCLSSGKLSTLRNATIQAMSNLLSANIDSGLMHSLSLGYNPDLQTRAAFMEVLTKILQQGTEFDTLAETVLADRFEQLVQLVTMISDKGELPIAMALALANVVTTNQMDELARVFVTLFDAKHLLSSLLWNMFYREVEVSDCMQTLFRGNSLGSKIMAFCFKIYGASYLQNLLEPLITPLLDDPTTGFEVDSARIDANEDIEKNGRNLIALTQKVFDAIVSSADRFPPQLRSMCHCLYQVLSKRFPQCPQNNIGAVGTVIFLRFINPAIVSPQEMGIVNKPVPPHIKRGLMLMSKILQNIANHVEFSKEQHMLPFNDFLRAHFEIGRRFFIQIASDCETVDQANHPMSFVSDANVLALHRLLWNHQERIGDYLSSSRDHKAVGRRPFDKMATLLAYLGPPEHKPIDSHLLFSSSYARWSNIDMSSTNFEEIMVKHNMHENEEFKSIKNLNIFYQAGTSKQGYPVFYYIARRYKIGDTNGDLLIYHVILTLKPFCHSPFELVVDFTHACSDNRFRAEFLQKWFYVLPKVAYENIHAAYIYNCNSWVREYIKFHDRILAPLKGNRKVVFIDGPGRLNDVIDVDQQKLPGATLSLDEDLKVFNSVLKICHRDTKVSVKVGPTAIQITSAEKCKVLSHSVLLNDVYYASEIEEVCLVDDNQFTLTISNETGPLSLIHQDCDSIVQAIIHIRNRWELSQPESVSIHPKIRPKDVPGTLLNMALLNLGSSDPNLRTAAYNQLCALTATFDLKIEGQLLETSGLCIPSNNTIFIKHLSETLAANDPHLTLEFLEECIQGFRLSSIELKHLCLEYMTPWLNNLVRFYKPNDEGGKRQKQVTKILEKLITLTIEEVEMYPSIQAKIWSTIGRLPDLIDTVLDNFIQRSVSFGLGSPTVEIMADTAVALASGNVQLVAKKVIGRLCRVVDKTCTSPTPLLERHTRWNDIAILARYLLMLSFNNCLDVGKHLPYLFHTVTFLVCSGSLSMRASTHGLVINSIHSLCTCSSPSFSEDTYRILRMSLDEFSLPKFYLLFGISEVKSAAGTAFRSSYRHSNEKWFSNERSVTGTHDKERLSLTSLEIITDALLEIMEACMRDIPHCDWLKTWTSLARNFAFCFNPALQPRALIVFGCISKSITDQDMKQLLRILVKALESFNDITLLEAIIMCLTRLQPLLRSESPIHRYLFWVATSILQLDEASLYACGLALLEQNLHTLDSQGTFDDKTLKQVMMSTREPLEWHFKQLDNAVGLSFKSNFHFALVGHLLKGYRHPTPTTVTRTARVLTMLLGIVAKPFRRDKFEVTPESVAYLSALVSVSEEVRSRCHIRHAVTKTVESGSTDYLDILLPHSTDTSNATSSNPTNRRQKSWDLLDQSALTQARQQKQYSTHQTGRILFKTQRSFSVPTAKEAKSNEEVEPKNRSARVSVSNENNILLDPEVLTDFSTQTLVLTVLVTLVKNSTDENEQRILYEYLAEASVVFPKVFPVIHNLLDAKINNVLSSCHDQGILNSVQAIIQNMIACEDTSQQQLHYLQSCGFGGLWRFAGPYTNSNCTAESAQLFVNCLEAMVETCLPVDEVEALNSNEISNEKCKRSDSHQSEVAQKKKSLTHGGDRASSRAFSEKMDETSRSRSSFIHIE; encoded by the exons ATGGGCACACAAAAGCCGGAAGAATGGGCGAATTTGCTGATCACACGTTTCGAGGAACAG TTGCCGTGTCACAGTTGTCAGACCACCCACTCTCGTatgaacgaagaaagaaacaaaaaatgtctAATACAAATTTCTCGATACCGTTTCTCTCTTGTAATATCCAGCCTTACCAAAATACTTCAGAATGTTAATGAAATGGTGCCATCTATTGGGGGTCAACGTATATTTCATAGTACAGATCAAGATCGGCAGTGTTATGAATCTATTACCATTATTTTGGATACCTTGGAAAAGTGTCTTGCAAATCAACCAAAAGATACAGCTAAATTTGATGAAGCTATGAATGTAAAGTTTTTGCTTAAAGAGATATGTCAATTTATAG atatACCAAACGATAATCCACAAAATGCTCACTTAAAAAATTTAGCTAGCAAGGTTTTGTTTGCACTAAgtttaaatttctttaatgCTGTATTTAACAGAATATCATCCAGACTTCAAGAATTGGCAAAATGTGGAGACGAAACTGCTGACTATAGTGATATTGAATTAATTCAGCATATTAACGTGGATGTATATAGGTTAACGAAACTTTTAAATG AAGCAATTCAAAAATTTAGACAGCTTAAAAAGTCAGTTCACATAGTTCTTATGAATTCTTTGGAGAAAGCAATATGGAATTGGATGGATACTTATTCTTATGAATTTGCTGAACTTCAAAAAGAACCAAATGAAGATCTGGGAAAAGCATGTGAAGAACTATTTGACATTCTTGATACATTTGCAGAcaataaaaaaggaagagcTGCAGCTGTCTGGCCTTTACAAATTATGCTTCTAATACTTTCACCAAAAGTTTTGGAGGAAATAGTTAATGCCGATTTTAGTACTCTCTGTTCATCAAGACATTCAAagaaaaagcaatttattGACAGTATTAAAAAAGGCCTAGGAATGCATGGTAGTTCTAGTAGGCAACTAGTAGAAGCTGCAGCAGTTACTTGTATCAAACTTTGTAAAGCATCTACTTACATTAACAATCTGGATTCAAATAATGTTATCTTTATACTTGTTCGACATGTTATGAGTGATTTGATGGCTCTACTTTTTAATCCAGGGAAAGTATTTTCTCGTGGTCAAAGCTACGTTGCCCAAGACATCGATCTAATGATAGACTGTTTTGTTAGCTTCTTTCGCATTAAACCTCATAACAACGAAGTACTTAAAGTCTGCTTGAATCTGAATTATCCATCGACGTACCAGTTTGTCTTGGTTAGCTCATTATACAA aatcgtAACTCAACCAAGACTGCCATGGTGGCCTCAAATAAATCTTCTGTATTCTCGTAGTGCAGAACTTAGAAATATGTTTATTGATAT TGTCACACAGAGTTGCATATCACATACACCATTACGAATGATTCAAAGTTTAACACTTAAAGGTAAAGAACAAAATAAGTACAGAGACCGTGGAGAAGAAGTATCGAGTTAtagaaatttacttttatgGATGGTGAAACTTATTCATGCTGATCCTATGTTATTGTTGAAT aaTCAGGGAAAAGCTGGTCATGAAATTCAAAGTTCAACTTTAGAATTAATTAATGGTTTAGTTTCACTAGTTCATCAACCAACAATGTCAGACATTGCTTATGAAGCAATGGAAGCATTATTGGTATTACATCATCCAGATAAAATAAAAGCATGGAATCCAGAAGCACCAATGAATACCTTTTGGGATGTTAGTTCACAAGTTCTGTTCTCAATTTCCCAAAAATTGATTCAGCACCAAATCGTTAATTATACTTGTATATTAAAATGGCttagagaaatattaatttgtagaAATGCTTTTCTGGCACAAAATAAGGATTATGCTAATGTGGGTAGTCAGATTGCTGTTTGTAAGCAAGCACATATTAAACTTGAG gttgtattttttatgtatttgtgGAGTATAAATATGGAAGCAGTTTTAGTATCAATGTCTTGTTTTGCATTGCTTTGCGAAGAAGCAGAAATTCGTTGTGGTAGTGATGAAGTAGCAGTAACTTGTTTACTTCCAAACTATCACTTATATCTTGAATTAGCACAAGCTTCTACTGTGTTAATCACTG CCAGCGGGGAAAGTAAGCTATGCTATCGTGATCATAATTATG gaCGTGCTGCTTTACAAGAAAGAATTATGGTCTTATTGAGGAAAATAGAACACTGTGTAAATGGCATACAAcct GCTTGGGAAGAAACATTTAGAAATTGGGAAATAACTTCGCGGCAGTTAGTGACTTATCCCAAATCTAAAACAGAAGATAGTCAGATAGAATCATTTCATCGAAGTACAGGGAAGCGAAGAGCATCACACCAAAATTCAGAACATGAATTAGAAGAACAAATTAATGAGTGGGCTAATATGACAGGATTTCTTTGTGCTTTGGGTGGAGTATGTTTACAGAAACGTTCTCCAAATAGATCATTGTCAGGAATACCACCAAATTCAGAACCAAAAAGGAGTGCAAAACAACAAGAACCTACACCTTGTTTATCAAATCCAAGTCAGGAAGTGCAATATTGTACAcaatttgtttataatttattacgcctattaatttgtaacaatgAAAAATTTGGCAATCAAATTCAGAAACATGTAAAAGAATTGGTTGGGCATGAAATGAGTCCTGCGCTATATCCAATTCTTTTTGATCAGATTAAAAGTATAGtcgaaaaattttttaatcaacAAGGACAAGTTATAGTAATGGAAGGTAATACGCAATTCATTGAGcatataatattcataatgAAGAATATCCTAGATTCTAAAACAGATCAACCTTCTGAATATCTTGGAATGACTAGCATAGAAGGAATGATGTTAGCAATTGTCAGATATGTTAGACATTTGGACATGACTAAACATTCTATTCTTATCAAAACAAAATTGTGTCTGCTAGTCGAAGCAATGATGAAAAGACGAGATGACTTGGCATTCCGacaagaaatgaaatttagaaataaacTTGTCGAATATTTAACTGATTGGGTGATGGGTGCTACTCATCAAATTACTCCATCTACTAGTGGAGACTTGACTGTTTACACACG AGATTTAGATCAAGCATGCATGGAAGCGGTCGGAGCATTGCTACGAGGCCTACCTCTTCAACCCGAAGAATCCGATCGCGGTGATTTAATGGAGGCAAAATCTCAGTtgttcttaaaatattttactctCTTCATGAATTTGTTAAACGACTGCAACGAAGTAACTggtgaagaaaaagaaatagtatCTCAACAACCATGTTTAAGTAGTGGCAAATTATCTACTTTACGCAACGCTACTATACAAGCAATGAGTAATCTTCTCAGCGCAAATATTGATAGTGGATTAATGCATTCTCTAA gtTTGGGTTACAATCCAGATTTACAAACACGGGCAGCATTTATGGAAGTTCTCACCAAAATTCTTCAACAAGGAACGGAATTTGATACATTAGCAGAAACAGTATTAGCTGATAGGTTTGAGCAATTGGTTCAACTTGTTACAATGATTAGTGACAAAGGAGAATTACCTATCGCAATGGCCTTAGCT TTAGCTAATGTAGTAACAACGAATCAAATGGACGAATTAGCACGAGTTTTTGTGACATTATTTGATGCTAAGCACTTGTTATCTTCTCTCTTATGGAATATGTTTTATCGTGAAGTTGAAGTTTCTGATTGTATGCAAACATTATTTCGTGGAAACAGTCTTGGAAGCAAAATTATGGcattttgttttaaaatttatgGTGCCagttatttacaaaatttattagaaccTTTAATTACTCCTCTATTAGATGATCCCACTACTGGTTTTGAAGTTGATAGCGCCAGAATAGATGCTAATGAAGATATAGAAAAGAATGGTCGTAATTTGATTGCATTAACTCAAAAAGTATTTGATGCTATAGTATCATCAGCTGATCG GTTTCCACCACAATTGCGGTCTATGTGTCATTGTTTATATCAGGTACTCAGCAAGAGATTTCCACAGTGTCCACAAAATAATATTGGAGCTGTTGGAACTGTAATATTTCTGCGATTTATTAATCCAGCTATTGTATCACCTCAAGAAATGGGTATTGTAAATAAGCCCGTACCTCCGCACATTAAGAGAGGTCTTATGTTAATGTCtaaaattcttcaaaatatCGCAAACCATGTAGAATTTAGCAAAGAACAACACATGTTACCATTTAATGACTTCTTACGTGCACATTTCGAAATTGGAAGAAGATTTTTTATACAGATAGCATCAGATTGTGAAACGGTCGATCAAGCTAATCATCCGATGTCGTTTGTGTCGGATGCCAATGTTCTAGCATTACATAGATTGCTTTGGAATCATCAAGAACGAATTGGCGATTATCTTAGTAGCAGTCGGGACCATAAAGCAGTAGGTAGAAGACCTTTTGATAAAATGGCTACATTATTGGCTTATCTTGGTCCTCCAGAACATAAACCAATAGATTCACA cTTACTTTTTTCATCGTCTTACGCTCGATGGTCAAACATTGATATGTCTTCAACTAATTTTGAGGAAATTATGGTAAAACATAATATGCatgaaaatgaagaatttaAGAGTAtcaagaatttaaatatattctatcaAGCAGGAACTAGTAAACAAGGGTATCCAGTGTTTTATTATATTGCTAGACGTTACAA aattgGCGATACGAATGGTGATTTGCTAATATACCATGTTATTCTTACCCTAAAACCATTCTGCCATTCTCCATTTGAATTGGTTGTTGATTTCACTCACGCATGTTCAGACAATCGATTTAGAGCTGAATTCCTACAAAAATGGTTTTATGTATTGCCTAAAGTTGCCTATGAAAATATTCATGCcgcatatatttataattgtaatagCTGGGTGAGAGAATATATAAAGTTTCACGATAGAATTTTGGCACCGTTAAAAGGTAATAGAAAGGTAGTTTTCATAGATGGACCGGGTCGTTTAAATGATGTGATCGATGTCGATCAACAAAAATTGCCTGGAGCTACTTTATCTCTTGATGAAGATTTAAAGGTTTTTAACAgcgttttaaaaatttgtcatAGGGATACTAAGGTATCCGTAAAAGTTGGACCAACAGCGATACAAATTACCTCGGCGGAGAAATGCAAAGTATTGTCGCATTCCGTTCTCTTAAATGATGTTTATTATGCATCTGAAATAGAAGAAGTTTGTTTAGTAGATGACAATCAATTTACATTGACTATTTCAAATGAAACTGGCCCATTATCTCTTATACATCAAGACTGTGATAGTATCGTACAGGCTATAATTCATATAAGAAATCGATGGGAATTATCACAGCCGGAATCTGTATCTATTCATCCAAAGATAAGACCTAAAGACGTACCTGGAACATTATTAAACATGGCGTTACTGAATCTTGGTAGCTCGGATCCAAATTTACGAACAGCAGCATACAATCAACTGTGTGCTTTAACTGCAACATTTGATTTAAAAATAGAAGGACAACTCTTGGAAACATCTGGACTTTGCATACCATCAAATAatactatatttattaaacactTAAGTGAAACCTTGGCTGCAAATGATCCTCATCTTACACTGGAGTTTTTAGAGGAATGTATACAAGGTTTCAGATTGTCAAGCATTGAGTTAAAACATCTTTGTTTAGAATATATGACTCCGTGGTTAAATAATCTTGTACGATTTTACAAGCCAAACGACGAAGGAGGGAAACGTCAGAAACAAGTTACAAAAAttttagagaaattaattacattaacTATTGAGGAAGTGGAAATGTATCCAAGTATACAAGCTAAAATATGGAGCACAATCGGAAGACTACCCGACTTAATAGATACAGTCTTGGATAATTTCATTCAACGTAGTGTCAGTTTTGGACTTGGTTCTCCTACAGTTGAAATTATGGCAGATACCGCCGTAGCTTTGGCTTCTGGAAATGTTCAATTAGTGGCAAAGAAAGTAATAGGAAGACTTTGTCGAGTTGTCGATAAAACTTGTACTTCTCCAACACCATTATTAGAACGACATACAAGATGGAATGACATTGCTATTCTagcaagatatttattaatgcTATCTTTTAATAACTGCTTGGACGTAGGAAAACATCTACCATATTTGTTTCATACAGTGACATTTCTAGTTTGCTCTGGAAGTCTGAGTATGCGTGCTTCTACTCATGGTTTGGTCATTAATAGTATTCATTCGTTATGCACCTGTAGTTCACCTTCCTTTTCAGAAGATACTTATCGAATATTACGGATGAGTTTAGATGAATTTTCTCttccaaaattttatttactttttggAATTAGCGAAGTGAAATCTGCTGCGGGTACAGCATTTAGATCTAGTTATAGACATTCGAATGAAAAATGGTTTAGCAACGAGCGTAGCGTTACAGGAACACACGATAAAGAAAGACTTTCACTAACCAgtttagaaattattactGATGCTCTTCTTGAAATTATGGAAGCTTGTATGCGGGACATACCACACTGTGATTGGTTAAAAACTTGGACTTCTTTAGCAAGGAATTTTGCTTTTTGCTTTAATCCCGCTCTTCAACCTCGAGCTTTGATTGTTTTCGGATGTATTAGTAAAAGCATAACTGATCAAGATATGAAACAGTTACTAAGGATATTAGTAAAAGCACTCGAAAGTTTTAACGATATCACTTTGTTGGAAGCAATCATTATGTGCCTCACTCGATTACAACCTTTGCTTAGATCT GAATCTCCCATACATCGATATTTATTTTGGGTTGCAACATCAATTCTTCAATTAGACGAAGCTTCTTTATATGCCTGTGGTTTAGCACTCCTCGAGCAAAATTTACACACTTTGGATTCTCAAGGAACTTTTGATGACAAA ACCTTGAAGCAAGTTATGATGTCAACACGAGAACCTTTAGAATGGCACTTTAAACAATTAGATAATGCTGTGGGACTTTCGTTcaaatcaaattttcattttgcTTTGGTTGGTCATCTATTAAAAGGATACAGACATCCTACACCTACCACTGTTACAAGAACAGCCAGAGTATTGACTATGCTGTTAGGTATTGTTGCTAAACCATTTAGAAGAGACAAATTTGAAGTCACACCAGAAAGTGTGGCATACTTGTCTG CGTTAGTATCTGTATCTGAGGAAGTGCGGAGTCGATGTCATATTAGACATGCTGTGACCAAAACTGTAGAATCTGGTAGCACAGATTACCTTGATATTTTGCTTCCACACAGTACA GATACGTCTAATGCAACATCAAGTAATCCTACTAATCGTCGACAAAAATCATGGGATCTTCTTGATCAGTCTGCGCTCACTCAAGCTAGACAACAAAAACAATATTCAACTCATCAg ACTGGACggattttatttaaaacgcAGCGATCCTTTTCTGTACCAACTGCGAAGGAAGCAAAATCGAATGAGGAAGTTGAACCAAAG AATCGAAGTGCCAGAGTAAGCGTGAGCaacgaaaataatatattgCTTGATCCAGAAGTACTGACAGATTTCTCAACTCAAACTTTGGTTCTAACTGTTCTGGTTACTTTAGTTAAAAATTCAACCGATGAAAACGAACAACGGATTCTTTATGAATATCTTGCGGAAGCCTCAGTGGTGTTTCCAAAAGTCTTCCCAGTAAT TCATAATTTGCTTGATGCAAAAATCAACAATGTATTATCCTCTTGCCATGACCAAGGGATATTGAATTCTGTACAAGCAATCATACAAAATATGATAGCGTGCGAGGATACAAGTCAACAGCAGTTACATTACTTACAAAGTTGTGGTTTTGGTGGATTATGGAGATTTGCAGGGCCATACACAAAT TCCAATTGTACAGCCGAAAGCGCTCAGTTATTTGTTAATTGCCTGGAAGCCATGGTGGAAACGTGTTTACCGGTAGATGAAGTTGAAGCCTTAAATAGCAATGAAATCtcgaatgaaaaatgtaaaCGATCCGATAGTCATCAGTCAGAAGTcgcacaaaaaaaaaaatctttaacTCATGGAGGAGATCGGGCGAGTTCTCGCGCTTTTTCGGAAAAAATGGACGAAACTTCTCGGAGTAGATCTTCTTTTATTCACATAGAGTAA